A genome region from Phoenix dactylifera cultivar Barhee BC4 chromosome 18, palm_55x_up_171113_PBpolish2nd_filt_p, whole genome shotgun sequence includes the following:
- the LOC103722934 gene encoding thiosulfate sulfurtransferase 16, chloroplastic isoform X2: MASYSRVSLPVLLSPPPPKRFLSLSPTFLSASKHSGHQHAVSGAQNGRPGFLRSVSSDGNPEIGVPRSVPVRVAHELLQAGYRYLDVRTVDEFNAGHAVGAKNIPYMLKVGSGKTKNPNFLKEVLEVFGKDDEIIIGCQSGRLSLMATAELSSAGFTGITDIAGGYSAWIQNGLPIEQ, translated from the exons ATGGCCTCCTACTCTCGCGTCTCTCTTCCTGtcctcctctctcctccaccCCCCAAAAG ATTTCTTTCGCTGTCGCCGACGTTTCTCTCGGCATCAAAGCATTCTGGACACCAGCATGCAGTTTCCGGCGCACAAAACGGTCGCCCAGGCTTCCTGAG ATCTGTAAGCAGCGATGGAAATCCAGAAATAGGGGTCCCAAGATCGGTGCCGGTTCGTGTTGCGCACGAGCTCCTTCAAGCTGGTTATCGCTATCTGGACGTCAG GACGGTGGATGAGTTCAATGCTGGCCATGCAGTGGGTGCTAAAAACATCCCTTACATGCTCAAGGTTGGGTCAG GGAAGACAAAAAATCCTAACTTCTTGAAGGAAGTGCTAGAAGTTTTTGGGAAGGATGATGAGATAATCATT GGATGCCAGAGTGGGAGACTGTCACTCATGGCTACAGCTGAACTTTCATCTGCT GGTTTTACAGGCATTACAGACATTGCAGGTGGTTATTCCGCTTGGATACAGAATGGACTCCCAATCGAGCAGTGA
- the LOC103722934 gene encoding rhodanese-like domain-containing protein 15, chloroplastic isoform X1, which yields MASYSRVSLPVLLSPPPPKRFLSLSPTFLSASKHSGHQHAVSGAQNGRPGFLRSVSSDGNPEIGVPRSVPVRVAHELLQAGYRYLDVRTVDEFNAGHAVGAKNIPYMLKVGSGKTKNPNFLKEVLEVFGKDDEIIIGCQSGRLSLMATAELSSAVSRSLTTCFAFVHVIADNLQTVEPYIDEI from the exons ATGGCCTCCTACTCTCGCGTCTCTCTTCCTGtcctcctctctcctccaccCCCCAAAAG ATTTCTTTCGCTGTCGCCGACGTTTCTCTCGGCATCAAAGCATTCTGGACACCAGCATGCAGTTTCCGGCGCACAAAACGGTCGCCCAGGCTTCCTGAG ATCTGTAAGCAGCGATGGAAATCCAGAAATAGGGGTCCCAAGATCGGTGCCGGTTCGTGTTGCGCACGAGCTCCTTCAAGCTGGTTATCGCTATCTGGACGTCAG GACGGTGGATGAGTTCAATGCTGGCCATGCAGTGGGTGCTAAAAACATCCCTTACATGCTCAAGGTTGGGTCAG GGAAGACAAAAAATCCTAACTTCTTGAAGGAAGTGCTAGAAGTTTTTGGGAAGGATGATGAGATAATCATT GGATGCCAGAGTGGGAGACTGTCACTCATGGCTACAGCTGAACTTTCATCTGCTGTAAGTAGAAGTTTAACGACATGCTTTGCCTTTGTACACGTAATAGCAGACAATTTACAAACAGTGGAACCATATATCGACGAGATCTAA